From a single Acidobacteriota bacterium genomic region:
- a CDS encoding HNH endonuclease has protein sequence MNLYCEIPYGTMHARNPKIITFAQALGRSPASIAMKLVNFASLDPFHQARGIKGLQGTSQADREIWTEFHSDWEKLATESESLRLQTLGEIEVAETTPQRQSRLSQTEIQAPSLPYSGPTEKVQSVKVRLAQNFFRRTVLGSYGTRCCISGISLPELLIASHILPWNRFPDFRTNPHNGLCLSRLHDGAFDRGLITLDEDHRVVLSQYLKDALPNKALELNFVAFEGVPIRLPEKFQPEPNFLKQHREEIFLG, from the coding sequence ATCTGTATTGTGAAATCCCATATGGAACAATGCACGCGCGTAACCCCAAAATCATCACGTTCGCGCAGGCACTTGGGAGATCACCTGCCAGTATCGCTATGAAGTTGGTCAATTTTGCTTCATTAGATCCATTTCATCAGGCACGTGGCATTAAGGGGCTTCAAGGTACAAGTCAAGCCGACCGTGAAATCTGGACAGAATTTCATTCCGACTGGGAAAAACTAGCCACCGAAAGCGAATCTTTGCGCCTACAAACTCTTGGGGAAATTGAAGTAGCCGAAACAACGCCGCAACGTCAATCAAGATTGAGTCAAACTGAAATTCAAGCGCCAAGCTTGCCGTATTCCGGCCCAACTGAAAAAGTCCAATCTGTGAAAGTTCGACTGGCTCAAAACTTCTTTCGCCGGACGGTATTGGGGTCGTATGGTACGCGCTGCTGTATCTCCGGAATTTCGTTACCGGAGCTTCTGATTGCCAGCCACATTTTACCTTGGAACCGATTTCCTGATTTTCGGACCAACCCCCACAATGGTCTGTGTTTGTCTCGACTTCACGATGGTGCTTTTGATCGCGGATTGATCACACTTGATGAAGACCATCGAGTGGTTTTGAGTCAGTACCTCAAAGACGCACTTCCCAACAAAGCGTTAGAGCTGAATTTTGTTGCATTTGAAGGTGTTCCGATTCGACTGCCTGAGAAATTCCAACCTGAACCGAACTTTCTCAAACAGCACCGGGAAGAGATTTTTCTTGGATAA